One window from the genome of Paracoccus zhejiangensis encodes:
- a CDS encoding leucyl aminopeptidase family protein has protein sequence MSPEFAPPTDTSLPLWLIAKDQPLPEEAGNWAKASGFTGKAGEICLLPDGEGNLSGALFGLGTEAGSRRDRFVLARAAGGLPAGDWHLASDLPDWINADEAALGWLLAAYRFDRYKAGSGAKARLVAPAGVDAARLQAIAAGEFLTRDLINTPANDMGPAALEQAARDLAGEIGAAITVTTGEALLAQNFPLIHTVGRAAADAPRLIDLTLGDTGPTLVLVGKGVCFDTGGLNLKPGASMALMKKDMGGAATVLGLTKMLALTGATKNLRLRVLIPAVENSVAGNAFRPGDVLQSRKGLTVENNNTDAEGRLVLADALALAAESQPDLLVSFATLTGAARVALGPDIPPFYCDDDATASALQSAAMTVADPLWRMPFWNPYEPLIEPEIADLDNAPGGGMAGSITAALFLRRFAEGAGRYLHLDIYGWSPKAQPGRTKGGTGQGARALLAALPQVLS, from the coding sequence ATGTCGCCAGAATTCGCCCCGCCCACCGACACGAGCCTGCCGCTGTGGCTGATCGCCAAGGACCAGCCCTTGCCCGAGGAGGCAGGCAACTGGGCCAAGGCCAGCGGCTTTACCGGCAAGGCGGGCGAGATCTGCCTTTTGCCCGATGGCGAGGGCAATCTCAGCGGCGCGCTGTTCGGGCTGGGCACCGAGGCCGGGTCGCGGCGGGACCGCTTTGTGCTGGCGCGCGCGGCCGGCGGATTGCCGGCAGGCGACTGGCATCTGGCGAGCGACCTGCCCGATTGGATCAATGCCGACGAGGCCGCCTTGGGCTGGCTTCTGGCCGCCTATCGCTTCGACCGCTACAAGGCCGGAAGCGGGGCCAAGGCCCGTTTGGTCGCGCCCGCGGGCGTCGATGCGGCGCGGTTGCAGGCCATCGCGGCGGGCGAGTTCCTGACCCGCGACCTGATCAACACCCCGGCCAATGACATGGGCCCGGCGGCGCTGGAACAGGCAGCGCGGGATCTGGCCGGCGAGATCGGGGCCGCGATCACCGTCACCACCGGCGAGGCGCTGCTGGCGCAGAATTTCCCGCTGATCCACACCGTCGGTCGTGCGGCGGCGGACGCGCCCCGGCTGATCGACTTGACCCTTGGCGACACCGGCCCGACACTGGTTCTGGTCGGCAAGGGCGTCTGTTTCGACACCGGGGGGCTGAACCTCAAGCCCGGTGCCTCGATGGCGCTGATGAAGAAGGACATGGGCGGCGCGGCGACGGTGCTGGGGCTGACCAAGATGCTGGCCCTGACCGGCGCGACCAAGAACCTGCGTCTGCGCGTGCTGATCCCGGCGGTGGAAAACTCGGTCGCCGGCAATGCCTTCCGTCCGGGCGACGTGCTGCAAAGCCGCAAGGGGCTGACGGTCGAGAACAACAATACCGATGCCGAGGGCCGGCTGGTCCTGGCCGATGCGCTGGCGCTGGCCGCCGAGTCGCAGCCCGACCTGCTGGTCAGCTTTGCCACGCTGACCGGCGCCGCTCGGGTGGCGCTGGGGCCGGATATTCCGCCCTTCTACTGCGACGACGACGCCACCGCATCGGCGCTGCAATCCGCCGCCATGACGGTCGCCGATCCCTTGTGGCGGATGCCCTTCTGGAATCCCTACGAGCCGCTGATCGAGCCCGAGATCGCCGATCTCGACAATGCGCCGGGGGGCGGCATGGCCGGTTCGATCACCGCCGCCCTGTTCCTGCGCCGCTTTGCCGAAGGCGCCGGGCGCTATCTGCATCTGGATATCTATGGCTGGTCGCCCAAGGCCCAGCCCGGTCGCACCAAGGGCGGCACCGGGCAGGGAGCACGGGCGCTGCTGGCGGCGCTGCCTCAGGTGTTGTCATGA
- a CDS encoding C40 family peptidase: MTSPRLDPRTTPATERVALSSLRGVLDRPEYTDGTVMRVAVPLAELCRTPGGARDRQLNFGSDVLVIDEGGEHGWVFVQRLQDGYCGWTTEAALTDRRPPLTHRVSAPATHLYPAPDMKTHQIFVLSIGARLSVEGIEGKFARLATGGYVPVQHIIDHDEADPVAVALRLVGTPYLWGGNSDWGIDCSGLVQAALWSCGIDCPGDTDLQQAAGVAVEGEPQPGDLMFWPRHVAMVIGGGRMVHANAHAMAVSIEEIATAQARIEAAKEGPYLGARRFTAG, translated from the coding sequence ATGACCTCGCCCCGGCTGGATCCCCGGACCACGCCCGCGACCGAGCGGGTGGCGCTGTCGAGCCTTCGGGGGGTGCTGGATCGTCCCGAATACACCGACGGCACGGTGATGCGCGTGGCCGTGCCCTTGGCCGAACTTTGCCGCACGCCCGGCGGGGCGCGCGACCGGCAGCTGAATTTCGGCAGCGACGTGCTGGTGATCGACGAGGGGGGCGAGCATGGCTGGGTCTTCGTCCAGCGGCTGCAGGACGGCTATTGCGGCTGGACCACCGAGGCGGCGCTGACCGATCGCCGCCCGCCCCTTACCCATCGGGTCAGCGCCCCGGCCACGCATCTTTACCCTGCACCCGACATGAAAACGCACCAGATCTTCGTGCTGTCGATCGGTGCAAGGCTCTCGGTCGAGGGCATCGAGGGTAAATTCGCTCGCCTCGCCACCGGGGGTTATGTGCCGGTCCAGCACATCATCGACCATGACGAGGCGGACCCGGTCGCCGTGGCGCTGCGGCTGGTCGGGACGCCCTACCTCTGGGGCGGGAACAGCGACTGGGGCATCGATTGCTCGGGTCTGGTGCAGGCCGCGCTCTGGTCCTGCGGCATCGACTGTCCGGGCGATACCGACCTCCAGCAGGCGGCAGGCGTGGCGGTCGAGGGCGAGCCGCAACCGGGCGATCTGATGTTCTGGCCGCGCCATGTGGCCATGGTGATTGGCGGCGGGCGCATGGTCCATGCCAATGCCCATGCCATGGCAGTCTCGATCGAGGAGATCGCGACGGCGCAGGCCCGGATCGAGGCGGCGAAGGAAGGCCCCTACCTGGGGGCCCGCCGTTTCACGGCAGGCTGA
- a CDS encoding DedA family protein — MFAWITSMIEGGGPWAIAALMFLENVFPPIPSELIMPLAGFNAARGVSSLWLTILAGTAGSLAGAWFWFLIGRWIGPAKLRLFVRKHGRWLTLSPQDLRRAQGWFDQHGRRAVFFGRFIPTVRTLISVPAGLSRMPSLPFLIYSGIGSLIWTAALTLAGYLLEGGYEQVEHLLNPVSTAIVIGLVAVYVWRVVTFDPSR, encoded by the coding sequence GTGTTCGCCTGGATCACCAGCATGATCGAGGGCGGCGGGCCATGGGCCATCGCCGCCCTCATGTTTCTGGAAAACGTGTTTCCGCCGATCCCGTCGGAACTGATCATGCCGCTGGCGGGCTTCAATGCCGCGCGGGGCGTGTCGTCGCTGTGGCTGACCATCCTGGCCGGTACGGCGGGCAGCCTGGCGGGGGCATGGTTCTGGTTCCTGATCGGGCGCTGGATCGGCCCGGCAAAGCTGCGCCTTTTCGTCCGCAAGCATGGCCGCTGGCTGACGCTCAGCCCGCAGGACCTGCGCCGGGCGCAGGGCTGGTTCGACCAGCACGGACGCCGGGCGGTGTTCTTTGGCCGTTTCATCCCCACGGTGCGCACGCTGATCTCGGTCCCCGCCGGGCTGTCGCGGATGCCGAGCCTGCCCTTCCTGATCTATTCCGGCATCGGCAGCCTGATCTGGACCGCCGCGCTGACGCTGGCCGGCTATCTGCTGGAAGGCGGATATGAGCAGGTCGAGCATCTGCTGAATCCGGTCTCCACCGCCATCGTGATCGGTCTCGTCGCCGTCTATGTCTGGCGGGTCGTCACCTTCGATCCCTCACGCTAG
- a CDS encoding RidA family protein, translating to MRNLLFSGALAALVLPAAALAAPEFLNSGDPAGMPFSEAVRSGNTVYLSGQLGIAPGASAVVEGGIEAESTQVMENIKRTLEAHGLAMTDLVKCTVMLADMAEWGAFNEVYKSYFEEGKFPARSAFGAAGLALGGKVEVECIAEAPAS from the coding sequence ATGCGAAACCTTCTCTTCTCCGGCGCGCTCGCCGCGCTTGTCCTGCCCGCCGCAGCGCTGGCCGCACCCGAATTCCTGAACTCGGGCGATCCGGCCGGGATGCCCTTCTCGGAGGCGGTACGCTCGGGCAATACCGTCTATCTCTCGGGTCAGCTGGGCATCGCGCCGGGTGCCTCGGCGGTGGTCGAAGGCGGCATCGAGGCGGAATCGACGCAGGTGATGGAGAATATCAAGCGCACGCTGGAAGCGCATGGTCTGGCGATGACCGACCTGGTGAAATGCACCGTCATGCTGGCCGACATGGCCGAATGGGGTGCCTTCAACGAGGTCTACAAGAGCTATTTCGAAGAGGGGAAATTCCCCGCCCGCTCGGCCTTCGGCGCGGCAGGGCTGGCCTTGGGTGGCAAGGTCGAGGTGGAGTGCATCGCCGAGGCCCCGGCAAGCTGA
- a CDS encoding DUF4139 domain-containing protein codes for MRPLSLVLTLSCLLPASMAWAERIDLPTPVSRVVLYPQGASVSRSASFTAAPGQHQLVIPDMPPGTDPASLRIEAKGVTLGSVELQSSRALPDHAPDAPAITEAKTALRRAEDALRAFDRSQTALATRAEALRQRAQITRDLLQGDSRLPTGEIAGTVEQMGALIENLLTQADEQEYQIAMNEPDRPPLTEAIDRARAELDALREEGAGAEALVLTVQTASESQAEITITGFTDQAGWQPDYDLRLDRAADTLTMQRGVSVWQSSGQDWRDVTLTLSTARPQSQSAPTEVQPWMPRVGRPEEELARARGAQADMAMESAYAPAPVVEAMPVSAGEMSRLGVTVIYDYAAPVTIRDGADSLRLTLDEKPLTPEIFAEAAPRFDTSAFLMAETVNSTGEPILPGPVTLYADGALVGRSGIELVADGDKLRFGFGPIDGLRAEIRLPEETEGDSGIIRRSSTLTESATLIVENLTGEDWPLRVVDRVPVSRQEELQIDWSADPEPSETDPDGRRGVVYWENPITAGELREITLTTELSWPEGNDLLR; via the coding sequence ATGCGACCCCTGTCCCTTGTTCTGACCCTGTCCTGCCTGCTGCCTGCCTCGATGGCCTGGGCCGAGCGGATCGACCTGCCCACCCCGGTCAGCCGGGTGGTGCTGTATCCACAGGGCGCCAGCGTCAGCCGCAGCGCCAGCTTTACCGCGGCACCGGGCCAGCATCAGCTGGTCATCCCCGACATGCCCCCCGGCACCGATCCCGCGAGCCTCAGGATCGAAGCCAAGGGCGTCACACTCGGCTCGGTCGAGCTGCAATCATCGCGAGCCTTGCCCGATCATGCGCCGGACGCGCCCGCGATCACCGAGGCCAAGACCGCCCTGCGCCGGGCCGAGGATGCGCTTCGCGCCTTCGACCGCAGCCAGACGGCGCTGGCGACCCGGGCCGAGGCGCTGCGCCAGCGCGCCCAGATCACCCGTGACCTGCTGCAGGGCGACAGCCGCCTGCCCACCGGCGAGATCGCCGGCACGGTCGAGCAGATGGGTGCGCTGATCGAGAACCTGCTGACCCAGGCCGACGAGCAGGAGTACCAGATCGCCATGAACGAACCCGACCGCCCGCCGCTGACCGAGGCCATCGACCGCGCCCGGGCGGAGTTGGACGCGCTGCGCGAGGAAGGCGCGGGGGCCGAGGCGCTGGTGCTGACGGTACAGACGGCCAGCGAAAGCCAGGCCGAGATCACCATCACCGGCTTTACCGACCAGGCCGGATGGCAGCCCGATTACGATCTGCGGCTGGACCGCGCCGCCGACACGCTGACCATGCAGCGCGGCGTCAGCGTCTGGCAATCCAGCGGTCAGGACTGGCGCGATGTAACCCTGACCCTCTCGACCGCTCGCCCGCAATCCCAATCCGCCCCGACCGAGGTGCAGCCGTGGATGCCGCGCGTCGGCCGGCCGGAAGAGGAATTGGCAAGGGCACGCGGCGCGCAGGCCGACATGGCGATGGAGAGCGCCTATGCCCCCGCCCCGGTGGTCGAGGCCATGCCGGTCTCGGCCGGGGAAATGTCGCGGCTGGGGGTCACGGTCATCTATGACTATGCCGCTCCGGTCACCATCCGCGACGGCGCCGATTCCCTGCGGCTGACGCTGGACGAAAAGCCGCTGACGCCCGAGATCTTCGCCGAGGCCGCCCCGCGTTTCGACACCAGCGCCTTCCTGATGGCCGAGACGGTGAACTCGACCGGCGAGCCGATCCTGCCCGGCCCGGTCACGCTTTACGCCGATGGCGCGCTGGTCGGTCGCTCGGGCATCGAGCTGGTGGCCGATGGCGACAAGCTGCGCTTTGGCTTCGGCCCGATCGACGGGCTGAGGGCCGAGATCCGCCTGCCCGAGGAGACCGAGGGCGACAGCGGCATCATTCGCCGCTCGTCCACCCTGACCGAAAGCGCCACGCTGATCGTCGAGAACCTGACCGGCGAGGACTGGCCGCTGCGTGTCGTCGACCGGGTGCCGGTCTCGCGGCAGGAGGAGTTGCAGATCGACTGGTCCGCTGATCCCGAACCCTCCGAGACCGATCCCGATGGCCGGCGCGGCGTGGTCTACTGGGAAAACCCGATCACGGCGGGCGAGCTGCGCGAGATCACCCTGACCACGGAACTCAGCTGGCCGGAAGGTAACGACCTGCTCCGATAG
- a CDS encoding carbonic anhydrase: MTIARPLPQYLVQRYHGWKATSYTENKAWYRRLAEDGQRPRAMVISCCDSRVHVTSIFGADSGEFFIHRNIANLVPAYAPDGEQHGTSAAVEYAVQALKVAHLIVMGHTKCGGVAGCHAMCSGHAPELEEKSSFVGRWMDILRPGYERVKDLPEDQQIGALEREAVLTSLDNLMTFPFVQAAVDSGEMTLHGLVHNISDGSLVQAEGPRGQFIEI, translated from the coding sequence ATGACAATCGCACGCCCCCTGCCGCAATATCTGGTCCAGCGGTATCACGGCTGGAAGGCCACATCCTATACCGAGAACAAGGCCTGGTATCGCCGTCTGGCCGAGGACGGCCAGCGTCCGCGCGCCATGGTCATCTCGTGCTGCGATTCGCGGGTGCATGTGACCAGCATCTTCGGCGCCGATTCGGGCGAGTTCTTCATCCACCGCAACATCGCCAACCTTGTTCCGGCCTATGCGCCTGACGGCGAGCAGCACGGCACCTCGGCGGCGGTTGAATACGCGGTGCAGGCGCTGAAGGTCGCGCATCTGATCGTCATGGGCCACACCAAATGTGGTGGCGTCGCTGGCTGCCATGCCATGTGCTCGGGCCATGCGCCGGAGCTGGAAGAGAAATCCAGCTTCGTCGGCCGCTGGATGGACATCCTGCGCCCCGGCTATGAGCGGGTGAAGGATCTGCCCGAGGATCAGCAGATCGGCGCGCTGGAACGCGAGGCGGTGCTGACTTCGCTCGACAACCTGATGACCTTCCCCTTCGTGCAGGCCGCCGTCGACAGTGGCGAGATGACGCTGCACGGTCTGGTCCACAACATCTCAGACGGATCCCTGGTCCAGGCCGAGGGTCCGCGCGGGCAATTCATCGAGATCTGA
- a CDS encoding LysE family translocator — MVPATNHGDVMPLETLLLFVPACFALNLAFGPNNLLSMTIGARHGLRSALLAAAGRLVAFAMMIAIAAFGMGALLIASEVAFTVVKVLGAAYLVWLGVRILRAKVDLPLDAPEPGGQGLRGFIRQEFLVAIGNPKAILIFTAFFPQFVVPEHYWGSFLILGAIFLTLELVAIALYAFAGTRLSVMMRNARGLRWINRISGSTMIAFGALLAVARRPAA, encoded by the coding sequence ATGGTCCCCGCGACCAATCATGGTGATGTGATGCCTCTGGAAACCCTGCTCCTCTTCGTGCCAGCCTGTTTCGCGCTGAACCTGGCCTTTGGTCCGAACAACCTTCTCTCGATGACCATCGGTGCGCGGCATGGCCTGCGGTCCGCTCTGCTTGCAGCGGCTGGCCGTCTCGTCGCCTTTGCGATGATGATCGCAATAGCCGCCTTCGGCATGGGGGCGCTTCTGATTGCCTCGGAAGTCGCCTTCACAGTGGTGAAGGTGCTGGGCGCCGCCTATCTGGTCTGGCTTGGCGTCAGGATCCTGCGCGCCAAGGTGGACTTGCCGCTGGACGCCCCCGAGCCCGGCGGGCAGGGCCTGCGCGGCTTCATCCGGCAGGAGTTTCTGGTCGCCATCGGCAATCCGAAGGCGATCCTGATCTTCACCGCCTTCTTCCCGCAATTTGTCGTGCCCGAGCATTACTGGGGCAGCTTCCTGATCCTCGGGGCGATCTTCCTGACGCTCGAACTGGTGGCCATCGCGCTCTATGCCTTTGCGGGAACCCGGCTGTCAGTGATGATGCGCAATGCCCGCGGCCTTCGCTGGATCAACCGCATCAGCGGCAGCACCATGATCGCTTTCGGCGCGCTTCTGGCGGTGGCACGGCGTCCTGCGGCCTGA
- a CDS encoding glycosyltransferase family 29 protein has translation MTPLRFLIARILRNEPMLASLSLPQDELLAALSGKHVALIGNARALAETEHGAAIDAADLVIRINLAPMPSAKSHGSRTDWLALATRLGQADRSRIAPRRILWMSHKRKRLDWQSASSPGFYLHPLTDYLSLKDRLGAPPTTGAMMIELLLRSELASLTLYGFDFFASQSLSGRRTADQVPHDFTSEADWVAALAEADPRLKLVR, from the coding sequence GTGACCCCGCTGCGGTTCCTGATCGCCCGCATCCTGCGGAACGAACCGATGCTGGCATCGCTCTCGTTGCCGCAGGACGAGCTGCTGGCGGCGCTCAGCGGCAAGCATGTCGCGCTGATCGGCAACGCGCGTGCGCTGGCCGAGACGGAACATGGCGCGGCGATCGATGCTGCCGATCTGGTCATCCGCATCAATCTTGCGCCCATGCCCTCGGCTAAAAGCCATGGGAGCCGCACGGATTGGCTGGCTCTGGCGACTCGTCTGGGGCAGGCGGATCGCAGCCGCATTGCCCCGCGCCGCATCCTCTGGATGTCGCACAAGCGCAAGCGGCTGGACTGGCAGAGTGCCAGCAGCCCCGGCTTTTACCTGCATCCGCTGACGGATTACCTGTCACTGAAAGACCGGCTTGGTGCGCCGCCGACCACCGGGGCGATGATGATCGAGCTATTGCTGCGATCGGAACTTGCCAGCCTGACGCTGTACGGCTTCGACTTCTTCGCCAGCCAGAGCCTGTCGGGCCGCCGCACCGCCGATCAGGTGCCGCATGACTTTACGTCCGAGGCGGATTGGGTGGCGGCACTGGCCGAGGCTGACCCAAGGCTGAAGCTGGTGCGGTAA
- a CDS encoding glycosyltransferase family 4 protein has protein sequence MNESPVVVAPNLKRRLSGVTATVVRLIPVQARMIAIRATGPGLPPEVPHLPLIRAATLPRDRWRVWHARRNTEMALGLILRRLLFRKYRLMFTSAAQRHHTGFTKWLIRQQEALVATSPQAASYLDRPATVVMHGVDTEVFHPAPDRAALRRELGLDPDAVLIGCFGRVREQKGVDLLVRAGLRLLPERPRAQIIFTGRVTAEHRGFADGLKAEIAAAGLQDRIRFLGELPWDQVVRHYQALDLFAAPARWEGFGLTPLEAMACGVPAIGSHAGAYEALIRDGETGSLVTTGDQDALTDALRHWLDDDAAREAAGKAARRHVETNFSIETEARALVAIYRELLDRAP, from the coding sequence ATGAATGAATCCCCCGTCGTCGTCGCCCCGAACCTCAAGCGCCGCCTGTCCGGCGTGACCGCGACGGTGGTGCGGCTGATCCCGGTTCAGGCGCGGATGATCGCCATTCGCGCCACCGGCCCCGGCCTGCCGCCCGAGGTGCCGCATCTCCCGCTGATCCGCGCCGCCACCCTGCCGCGTGACCGCTGGCGTGTCTGGCATGCGCGCCGGAATACCGAGATGGCGCTTGGCCTGATCCTGCGCCGGCTTCTCTTCCGCAAATACCGACTGATGTTCACCTCGGCGGCGCAGCGCCACCATACCGGATTCACCAAATGGCTGATCCGCCAGCAGGAGGCACTGGTGGCGACCTCGCCGCAGGCCGCCAGCTACCTGGACCGCCCGGCCACCGTGGTCATGCACGGCGTCGATACCGAGGTGTTTCACCCCGCGCCCGACCGTGCCGCCCTGCGCCGCGAGCTGGGGCTGGACCCGGATGCCGTCCTCATCGGCTGCTTTGGCCGGGTGCGCGAGCAGAAGGGGGTGGACCTCCTGGTCCGCGCCGGATTGCGGCTTCTGCCCGAGCGGCCGCGCGCGCAGATCATCTTCACCGGCCGGGTGACGGCGGAACATCGCGGCTTTGCCGATGGGCTGAAGGCCGAGATCGCTGCCGCCGGGTTGCAGGACCGCATCCGTTTCCTGGGGGAGCTGCCCTGGGATCAGGTGGTGCGCCATTACCAGGCGCTGGACCTCTTCGCCGCCCCGGCGCGGTGGGAGGGCTTTGGCCTGACCCCGCTCGAGGCCATGGCCTGCGGCGTACCGGCCATCGGCTCACATGCCGGCGCTTACGAGGCGCTGATCCGCGATGGCGAGACCGGCAGCCTGGTGACGACCGGCGATCAGGACGCGCTGACCGACGCGCTTCGGCACTGGCTCGATGATGACGCGGCGCGCGAGGCCGCCGGTAAGGCCGCCCGCCGCCATGTCGAGACGAATTTCAGCATCGAGACCGAGGCCCGCGCGCTGGTGGCGATCTATCGCGAGCTGCTGGACCGCGCGCCGTGA
- a CDS encoding MFS transporter has protein sequence MPVISASIISLVLGYMLSQFYRAFLAVLSPVLGQELGASPGDLALSSGLWFIGFAVMQIPVGWALDRFGPRRTVALLLGLGGAGGAAVFALATAPWHLHVAMTLLGIGCSPALMGPYYIFAREYPPAAFASVSGMMVGAGSLGNILGAAPLVSLIAAIGWRPALWWLAAVTLLVAAAVWIFVRDPARLGEDQPRGSLAELFRLRALWLMLPLLAISYAVSACIRGLWAAPYLAEVYGADAQLIGRATLAMGLAMVIGNFLLGPAMRLIGGARRMLLIATGGTIAVLAVLAIRPDAGLGLATLLLALIGLAGTSYAVQMAHARPFLPTHLIGRGVTFLNMVSIAGVGAMQFASRPVYEWAAAGGSPQRTFSTVFLFFLIPLTVGFLFYFLTPEAPDE, from the coding sequence ATGCCGGTCATTTCGGCCTCCATCATCTCTCTGGTCCTGGGCTACATGCTCAGCCAGTTCTACCGCGCCTTCCTGGCGGTGCTGAGCCCGGTTCTCGGGCAGGAGCTGGGCGCAAGCCCCGGCGACCTGGCGCTGTCCTCGGGCCTGTGGTTCATCGGCTTTGCCGTCATGCAGATCCCGGTGGGCTGGGCGCTGGACCGCTTTGGCCCGCGCCGCACGGTGGCGCTTCTGCTGGGGCTTGGCGGGGCCGGGGGGGCGGCAGTCTTTGCGCTGGCCACCGCGCCCTGGCACCTGCATGTGGCAATGACGCTGCTGGGTATCGGCTGTTCGCCGGCGCTGATGGGGCCTTACTACATCTTCGCCCGCGAATATCCGCCCGCTGCCTTCGCCTCGGTCTCGGGGATGATGGTCGGCGCGGGGTCGCTGGGGAATATCCTCGGCGCCGCGCCGCTGGTTTCGCTGATCGCGGCCATCGGCTGGCGCCCGGCGCTGTGGTGGCTGGCGGCGGTGACGCTGCTGGTGGCCGCCGCCGTCTGGATATTCGTGCGCGACCCGGCAAGGCTGGGCGAGGATCAGCCGCGCGGCTCGCTGGCGGAACTTTTTCGGCTGCGCGCGCTCTGGCTGATGCTGCCGCTTCTTGCGATCAGCTATGCGGTTTCGGCCTGCATCCGGGGCCTCTGGGCCGCGCCCTACCTGGCCGAGGTCTATGGCGCCGATGCGCAGCTGATCGGCCGGGCGACGCTGGCGATGGGGCTGGCCATGGTCATCGGCAATTTCCTTCTCGGCCCGGCCATGCGGCTGATCGGCGGCGCGCGGCGGATGCTGCTCATCGCCACCGGTGGCACCATCGCCGTACTGGCGGTGCTGGCGATCCGGCCCGATGCCGGGCTGGGGCTTGCCACCCTGTTGCTGGCACTGATCGGTCTGGCCGGCACCAGCTATGCGGTGCAGATGGCCCATGCCCGGCCCTTCCTGCCCACCCATCTGATCGGGCGGGGCGTGACCTTCCTCAACATGGTCTCGATTGCCGGCGTCGGCGCGATGCAATTCGCCTCGCGCCCGGTCTATGAATGGGCGGCAGCCGGCGGCTCGCCCCAGCGGACCTTCTCGACCGTGTTCCTGTTCTTCCTGATCCCGCTGACCGTGGGGTTCCTGTTCTATTTCCTGACCCCCGAGGCCCCGGATGAATGA
- a CDS encoding aspartate-semialdehyde dehydrogenase, producing MGYKVVVAGATGNVGREMLNILAEREFPVDEIAALASRRSIGTEVSFGDKTLKCQDIEGFDFTGWDIALFAIGSDATKKYAPIAASQGCVVIDNSSLYRYDPQIPLVVPEVNPDAVLDYKNKNIIANPNCSTAQMVVALKPLHDRARIKRVVVSTYQSVSGAGKDGMDELWNQTKGMYVPGQEVAPSKFSKQIAFNVIPHIDVFMEDGTTKEEWKMVAETKKIVDPKIKVTATCVRVPVFVGHSEAINIEFEDFLDEDEARDILRESPGILVVDKREPGGYITPIESVGEYATYISRIRQDSTVENGLNLWCVSDNLRKGAALNAVQIAELLGNRVLKKG from the coding sequence ATGGGCTACAAAGTCGTCGTCGCGGGCGCCACGGGCAATGTGGGTCGCGAAATGCTGAACATCCTCGCCGAGCGCGAGTTCCCGGTGGACGAGATCGCCGCGCTGGCCAGCCGGCGCTCGATTGGCACCGAGGTCAGCTTTGGCGACAAGACCCTGAAATGTCAGGATATCGAGGGCTTCGACTTTACTGGCTGGGATATTGCTCTGTTCGCCATCGGCTCGGACGCGACCAAGAAATATGCCCCCATCGCCGCCTCGCAGGGCTGCGTGGTGATCGATAACAGCTCGCTCTATCGCTATGACCCGCAGATTCCGCTGGTCGTGCCGGAAGTGAACCCGGACGCGGTGCTGGACTACAAGAACAAGAACATCATCGCCAACCCCAACTGCTCGACCGCGCAGATGGTCGTGGCGCTGAAGCCGCTGCATGACCGCGCCCGGATCAAGCGCGTGGTTGTCTCGACCTATCAATCGGTTAGCGGCGCCGGCAAGGATGGCATGGACGAGCTGTGGAACCAGACCAAGGGCATGTATGTCCCCGGTCAGGAGGTCGCGCCCAGCAAGTTCAGCAAGCAGATCGCCTTCAACGTCATTCCCCATATCGACGTCTTCATGGAAGACGGCACGACCAAGGAAGAATGGAAGATGGTCGCCGAAACCAAGAAGATCGTCGATCCCAAGATCAAGGTCACCGCGACCTGCGTGCGCGTGCCGGTCTTTGTCGGCCATTCGGAAGCGATCAACATCGAGTTCGAGGATTTCCTCGACGAGGACGAGGCCCGCGACATCCTGCGCGAATCGCCCGGTATCCTTGTCGTCGACAAGCGCGAACCCGGCGGCTACATCACCCCGATTGAATCGGTGGGTGAATATGCCACCTATATCAGCCGTATCCGCCAGGACTCGACGGTCGAGAACGGGCTGAACCTGTGGTGTGTCAGCGACAACCTGCGCAAGGGCGCGGCCCTGAACGCGGTGCAGATTGCCGAGCTTCTGGGCAATCGCGTGCTGAAAAAAGGCTGA